Within the Armatimonadia bacterium genome, the region GCACCTGCACATCGAGAAGATGCCCTGCACCACCCTGGCGCGTACGGCCACCTGGCTCTTGCTCTGTGCCCTGGCCTACAGCTATCTGTACTGGCTCGGGGTGCTGGGCACGGAACAGAAGTTGTCGGAACGCTACCATTACTGGAAGACGGCCAGCGTCCTGTGGCTGGGCCTGCAGTTGGTGCGCCACCACGACCCCTGGCTCGCAAAACTCACCCGCCGCCTCCTCATACCAAAACCTATACCCATCCCCAAAACTGGGTAAGGGCCAGCCATCGGAGCGCTACCGCGGCTCGGGACTGTTCTGGTGCCGCCGCTTCCTGGGTGTCAGTGCTGCGAGCTTTCCGATCGTTCCTGCGAGTTGCCAGCCCGAGGCGAGTGACGGTACTGGTTGTGCAGGAGGCGGAGCACGGTTCGGCGAACGTGTGCCCCGCCTACCTGCCGGTTCCACGCCCGACGGGCGACTGGGTCGCCGCATCAAGATCGAAGAGATCGATGCGAAGGCCCGGCAGCACTGAACCGACGTGGCCCCGTGCACCGGCCGTCGCCTGTGACGAAGCCAGACCGACCGACCAGCCGACTTGCGAAGGGAGCACTACAATGGCCGCCCTGCTTTGCACTGCGATCGCCGGCGCACTGCTGTCAGTATCCGCCTCCGCACAACCCGCGGTGTGGGTCGCCGACCCGCTCACCAAGGTGTTCCGCGAGGACACACGCCCGTCCGAGTCGCCTGCCACGATAGCACTCCGGGCGGCACGCGGGGAGTACGAATCGGCCCAGATATGCCTGCGCGCCACGGCACCGGTGCGACAGGTTCACGTGGTTGCCTCGGACCTCCGCGGAGAGGCCGGCGTCATCCCCGCCCAGGCGGTGTCGTGGAACCCGGTGGGCTACGTGCCGCTGGCTCGCAACACCCCTGACACACCCGCGTCGGAGCTGTGCTGCAAGGCGCCGGTAGAGGTGCCTGACCCGTTGCTCCCGGCCACACCCGTTGACCTGGAGGCCGACCGCACCCAACCGCTGTGGATCACCCTTCGTGTGCCTCGCGAGGCGGCTGCGGGCGAGTACACCGGGCAACTGACGGTGCAGTGGGAGGGGGGTGGAGCCACCGTGCCGGTAGCTCTCACGGTCTGGCCTTTTGCGATCCCCGAGGGGCGGCACCTGACCTTCACAAACTGGGTCAGTGCGGGTGCGCTGGCCAGGCAGTACAAGGTGACGGCCTACTCCGACGCCTTCTTCGAGCTCCTCGGCAAGTACGCTCGGGCGGCGGCGGAACACCATCAGAATGTCCTGTGGGTCAGTCTCGAGCTCGTTGGTCTGACGCAGCGGGCCGACGGCCAACTGGCCTGCGACTTCGGCACCTTCGACCGCTGGGTGGAGGTGGTCAGCGCCAACGGCTGTGACCGTTTGATTGAGATCCAGCCACTCGGCCGCTGGGCGCAGGGCTGGGAGAGCACCGACATTGCCCTCTCGGGCTACAAAGTGAAGACCGAGGGCGGTGAGACCAAGACGCTGACGGCGGAGGAGGTTCTTCCGACGCTGTTACCGGCTCTCCAGGAGCATCTGAAGGGGCGCGGCTGGCTGGAGCGAACGGTGATCCACATCGCCGACGAGCCCGCGGTCCACCATGTGGATTCGTGGCGCGAGAAGTCGCGTTGGGTGCACTCCCTGGCCCCCGGGATTCGGCGCATCGATGCGATTGAGGCCCCCGACTTCGGCAAGGACCTGGAGGTGTGGGTGCCGAAGCTCAACCACCTGTACAACTGGCTTCCCCACTATGAGCAGGCCGCTGCGGCCGGGAACGAAGTGTGGTTCTACACCTGCTGCCATCCCACCGGCGCTTTCCCGAACCGCTTCCTCGATCAGCCGCTGCTCAAGACGCGAATCCTGCAGTGGTACAACTGGCGCTACGGACTGTCCGGATATCTGCACTGGGGCCTGATCTCCTGGGATGCGAATCCGCTCCACAGCACGGGCAACCCGAATCTGCCGCCGGGCGACTGCTGGATCGTCTACCCGGGGGCCGATGGGCCGCTGTCCTCCTTGCGCTGGGAGGCCCTGCGCGACGGCTTCGAAGACTTCGAGTGTCTGTGGCTGCTGGCGGATCGGAGCCGGAAGATCGCCGCAGAGCTCGGTGCGCCGCCCGAGCTGTTCCGGCCCGAGCAGCGCAGCGATGAGCTGACCCGGCGGCTCGTGCGGACCATGGTGGACTACACTCACGATCCGGCCGAACTGCGCCGGGTGCGCGACGAGATAGCGGCTGAGATTGTGCAGCTTGACGCCGGTCCCCGGGCTTTGGTCGTTACGGACCCGCCCACCCACCACCAGCTCGCACCGGGACCGATCGTTGTGGCGACGCGAGTCTGGGCTGAACAGGGCGCCGAGGTGCAGGTGAACGGTCACGCCGCTCACCGCCAGGCCGACGGCAGCTTCGCCCATCACACCTCGGTTCCGTCAAGCACCGGCGAGATCAGGGTCGAGATCACCAGGGGCCAGGAGCGGAAGACGGTCCTCCGTCGGTTCAAGGTTATTGCGGGGCAGTGAGGGCCCTGGTGGCGGACTGAGAGGGCACTACACCCCGCTGCTCTCTTGCTCGTGCGCACGGGCTCGGTGCCAGCCGCCGAGTCCGGTTTTGCCCCTTCCACGGAGTGGGTAAGGACCAGACAGGGAGGTACTGGACAAGACACGGCAAAGAGCATAGAGTGGGACAGCAGGTCAGTGTGCTCTGGACACGTCGAGTGGCATCCCCGACGAGACAACTCAGCGCTCTTCAGATCGACCGTCGCAAGGCACCAAAGGCACCAACCACAAGCGGCACCGTCGATGCAGTCAGCCTCGAAACGGAAGGCGGTCGAGCATGAGCAAAGTAGCGTTGGTGAATCCGGGGCCTGCCGGAAACGCCAACTATGGTCTGACCGAGCCCCACAACCTTGGCTATCTGGCCAGCTACCTCGAACAGCATGACGTAGAGGTAAGCATTGTTGACCAGTTGGCGGGCGACGACGTGATGGGCCGTCTGGAGGCCTTTGACCCCGACTGGGTGGGCTTCAGTGGCACGACTCCGGTGGCCATGGACGCCTACGATCTGGCGGCCGAGTGTCGTAAGCGCGGGTGGAAGACGGTCATGGGCGGCGTCCATGCCGGCATCATGGTCGAGGAAGCCCTGGAGCATGTGGAGGTGGTGGTCAAGGGTGAGGGCGAGCAGGCCCTGCTGAAGTTGGTGAGGGGCGAAGTCGAGGGGCAGGTGGTGCAGGGGGAGCCGGTGGCGAACCTTGACGATCTGCCGCCGGTGGCGCGCCACCTCATGAACATGGAGCACTACCTGGGCAACGCCAACCGCCATCCCTTCACTTTTCTGGCCTTTGTACCGCCCAACACGCCCTCGGCGTCCTTGCTCACAGCGCGCGGCTGCCCGCGCCACTGCATTTTCTGCCACAACAGTTGGAGGGGTATCCCTTACCGCGCGAACACTCCTGAGCGCGTCATCTCCGAGCTGAAGGCGCTGCAGGCCGACTACGGCGTCAAAGCGCTGTTCTTCATTGAGGACAACTTCTTCGCCGTCAAGCGGCGCGTGAAGAGCATCTGTGAGCTGATGCAGCAGGAGAAGATCAAGCTGATCTGGGGAGCCACGGCGACGGCCAGTTCCGTGAACGAGGAGACCCTGGAAGCGGGTGCGGCCGCCGGCCTCAAGCAGGTTACCTTCGGGTTCGAGTCGGGATCCCAGCGGATACATGAGATACTGGGCAAGGGCGTTACCGTCGAGCAGTGTGCGCGCGCGGCCCGGATGTGCAAGGAGGTCGGCATCACGGTCAATGCCACCTTCATGATTGGCTCGCCGACCGAGACGCGCGAAGACATCGAGATGACCCTGCGTTTCATCGAGGATAACCCGATCGATGTCGCGGGGCTGCTGCTGCTGACGCCCTATCCGGGGACGCAACTCTGGGACTGGTTGGCCGAGCGCGGCTTCCTCCTTGAGTCGCGGAACTGGCGCGCTTTCGACTTCTCTACCGTGATGTACAGCTCCAATGGGGCGATGTCACGGGAGGAGATTCTACAGACCTATCACGAGGCCCTGGACCGCATCTATCGACCCAAGGCCAGTGCCTACTTCTTCTCGAAGCTGCAACACCCGCTGGAGGGCCTCAAGACGGCGGGCAAGGTCATCGCTTCGCCCAAACGCGTGCTGCAGCGACTGAAGACCCTGCGCTGGTGAGGGCAGGGCAGCCAAGAGCTTCCTCGTGGGTTCTTCGTAGAAAGGCTTCTCCATGGGTCTCCTGACAACCCTTCGTACCTACCGTGAGATGGTCAGCGGCGCTTCGCGCGCCCTGTGGTCCTACGGGCCGTCAATCACGTGGTTGCGCCGCCATCGTAGCTGGCGGGCGGCCTGGCGGTTCTTCCGCATGAAGATGATGGTGACCGAGGGCGAGGGAAGCCTCGGCGCCTGGTACATCTATCTCCGTCCGCTGATCAAGCCCTTCAGCCGCCGCTTCGCACGCTATGCCCCCTACCCAATCAACGTAGAGTTCGAGATCACCACGCGCTGCAACAAGAGATGCATCGTGTGTGAGCACACGCACTGGAAGGAGAGCGAGCCCCGGCAGGATCTGACCTGGGAGCAGTTCCTCCACATCGTCAACCAGTTTCCTCGCCTTATCTGGACCAACCTCACCGGCGAGGGCGACGCGTTCCTGAACAAGTCGTACCTGGACATGATCAAGTACCTTAAGGATCGCGACGTCTCGGTCTTCCTCTCTGATAGCTTCGACCTGATCACCGAGGACATCGCCCGCAAGCTGGTGGAGTGGCGAGTCGACGGCATCTACCTGTCCATGGACGCGGCGACACCGGAGACGTACGAGCGACTGAAGGTGGGCTGCAAGTTCGACCGGACGCTCACCAACATCAAGAACCTGCTGCGGCTCAAGAAGGAAGCGGGGTCACCCTTCCCGGAGCTGAACTTCCGCTACATCGTCATGACCGAGAACGTGCAGGAGATGCCGGCCTTCGTGGACCTGCTGGGCAGCCTTTTCCGTGAGGTCGGCCTCGAGCAGAAGGCGCGGCTGGAATTTGCCGGTCTACTGCACTTCCCGGCCATCGAGCACTACTTCCTGCCTGAAGTACCCGAGGAGATCGTCGAGGCGACTCGAGAGGCAGGAGAGCGCAACGGGATCCCGGCGAATTACGCCCATGCCAGCGTCGACTCCCTGCCCCCGATGAAGATGTGCCGGGCGTGGATGGAGCCGTACATCATGATGGGTGGCTGGGTGATGCCGTGCTGCCAGGTGCTGCAGAACAACGACCGCGACTACCTGCGCAAGAACTGCCTGGGGAATGTCTTCGAGACCGACTTCCGCACACTCTGGAACTCGGAACGCTACCGCACGTACCGCGAGTTGGTTGCGACGCCCAACGGGCAGGTCCCGGCACTGTGCAAGGGCTGCCGAGCCTATGACACCAAGCCGCGTGAGGAGCAGTTCGGTATCTGGTACGGTAACGAGGAGAGTTGATGGCTGCGCGCCCGCTGCTCTTGCTGGACCCACACAACTACGCCA harbors:
- a CDS encoding glycoside hydrolase domain-containing protein, which translates into the protein MAALLCTAIAGALLSVSASAQPAVWVADPLTKVFREDTRPSESPATIALRAARGEYESAQICLRATAPVRQVHVVASDLRGEAGVIPAQAVSWNPVGYVPLARNTPDTPASELCCKAPVEVPDPLLPATPVDLEADRTQPLWITLRVPREAAAGEYTGQLTVQWEGGGATVPVALTVWPFAIPEGRHLTFTNWVSAGALARQYKVTAYSDAFFELLGKYARAAAEHHQNVLWVSLELVGLTQRADGQLACDFGTFDRWVEVVSANGCDRLIEIQPLGRWAQGWESTDIALSGYKVKTEGGETKTLTAEEVLPTLLPALQEHLKGRGWLERTVIHIADEPAVHHVDSWREKSRWVHSLAPGIRRIDAIEAPDFGKDLEVWVPKLNHLYNWLPHYEQAAAAGNEVWFYTCCHPTGAFPNRFLDQPLLKTRILQWYNWRYGLSGYLHWGLISWDANPLHSTGNPNLPPGDCWIVYPGADGPLSSLRWEALRDGFEDFECLWLLADRSRKIAAELGAPPELFRPEQRSDELTRRLVRTMVDYTHDPAELRRVRDEIAAEIVQLDAGPRALVVTDPPTHHQLAPGPIVVATRVWAEQGAEVQVNGHAAHRQADGSFAHHTSVPSSTGEIRVEITRGQERKTVLRRFKVIAGQ
- a CDS encoding radical SAM protein — its product is MSKVALVNPGPAGNANYGLTEPHNLGYLASYLEQHDVEVSIVDQLAGDDVMGRLEAFDPDWVGFSGTTPVAMDAYDLAAECRKRGWKTVMGGVHAGIMVEEALEHVEVVVKGEGEQALLKLVRGEVEGQVVQGEPVANLDDLPPVARHLMNMEHYLGNANRHPFTFLAFVPPNTPSASLLTARGCPRHCIFCHNSWRGIPYRANTPERVISELKALQADYGVKALFFIEDNFFAVKRRVKSICELMQQEKIKLIWGATATASSVNEETLEAGAAAGLKQVTFGFESGSQRIHEILGKGVTVEQCARAARMCKEVGITVNATFMIGSPTETREDIEMTLRFIEDNPIDVAGLLLLTPYPGTQLWDWLAERGFLLESRNWRAFDFSTVMYSSNGAMSREEILQTYHEALDRIYRPKASAYFFSKLQHPLEGLKTAGKVIASPKRVLQRLKTLRW
- a CDS encoding radical SAM protein — its product is MGLLTTLRTYREMVSGASRALWSYGPSITWLRRHRSWRAAWRFFRMKMMVTEGEGSLGAWYIYLRPLIKPFSRRFARYAPYPINVEFEITTRCNKRCIVCEHTHWKESEPRQDLTWEQFLHIVNQFPRLIWTNLTGEGDAFLNKSYLDMIKYLKDRDVSVFLSDSFDLITEDIARKLVEWRVDGIYLSMDAATPETYERLKVGCKFDRTLTNIKNLLRLKKEAGSPFPELNFRYIVMTENVQEMPAFVDLLGSLFREVGLEQKARLEFAGLLHFPAIEHYFLPEVPEEIVEATREAGERNGIPANYAHASVDSLPPMKMCRAWMEPYIMMGGWVMPCCQVLQNNDRDYLRKNCLGNVFETDFRTLWNSERYRTYRELVATPNGQVPALCKGCRAYDTKPREEQFGIWYGNEES